Proteins from a genomic interval of Desulfitibacter alkalitolerans DSM 16504:
- a CDS encoding N-acetylmuramoyl-L-alanine amidase family protein, with product MSYKTIVIDPGHGGTDHGTSFGSIREKDLVLDISLKLRQELAKTGYNVVMTRDRDVSITPAVRIGIIKNSGAALCISNHINAGGGRGTEIIQSIHSNGRLAAILLEKIVETGMTRRRIYSRESTMFPGQDYYYIIRDAKPVETVIVEYGFIDNEEDRRRLIQERLRLELAKAVSSGIDLYLKDMHVVIVDLDGQSKSFPGDKKQLINGRWYLEARAFTEMAGGRVTWDSQEQKAVFDFSRK from the coding sequence ATGAGTTACAAAACAATTGTTATAGACCCTGGACATGGGGGAACAGATCATGGAACATCATTTGGAAGTATTAGAGAGAAGGACCTGGTACTGGATATATCATTAAAGCTTAGACAAGAATTAGCAAAAACAGGCTATAATGTGGTTATGACTAGAGACAGGGATGTAAGCATCACCCCAGCTGTAAGAATCGGGATAATAAAAAATAGTGGTGCTGCTCTATGTATATCTAATCATATTAATGCTGGAGGGGGTAGAGGTACAGAAATAATTCAAAGCATCCACAGCAACGGTCGGCTCGCTGCAATTTTGTTGGAGAAAATTGTGGAAACGGGCATGACGAGGCGACGGATATACAGCAGGGAATCAACCATGTTTCCGGGGCAGGACTATTACTATATAATAAGAGATGCCAAACCGGTAGAAACGGTTATTGTTGAGTATGGCTTTATTGATAATGAAGAGGATAGGCGACGCCTTATTCAGGAGAGACTTAGACTTGAACTGGCAAAAGCCGTGTCAAGTGGTATAGATTTATACCTGAAAGATATGCACGTTGTAATTGTGGATTTAGATGGCCAAAGCAAGTCTTTTCCCGGTGATAAAAAGCAGCTTATTAATGGACGATGGTATCTAGAAGCAAGAGCATTTACAGAAATGGCAGGAGGCAGGGTAACCTGGGACAGTCAGGAACAAAAAGCAGTGTTTGACTTTAGTAGAAAATAA
- a CDS encoding putative glycoside hydrolase encodes MNLLTKKYAFPFIITFLVLFSLALAGCSLFVAVDEGEADKPGQEEAGSAGEKEIDLEEQKRLEEERIREERRLRELSLKEELGAFFVPLPPLEQTENPPVKARGIYLTGNSVGVSERFNRLMELVEATELNSMVIDVKNDHGLMSYRSEIQIVQEVGANRSVPISNIASVMEELKKRDIYPIARIVVFKDPHLAEQRPEWAIQRNGGGIWRDNKGVAWINPYEKKVWDYNIAIAKEAALLGFREIQWDYVRFPENARRVDREAFYPGEDGLAKDDAIKAFLEYAREQLEEYNVHIAADTFGVIATSWGDSDRIGQTWEKVAVNVYYNCPMIYPSHYGPGYFGFAVPDAHPAGTVRRALTDAIKRNAPVENPAIIRPWLQSFTATWIPGHIPYGAREVRAQIDAALELGIDEYLIWNAGNRYISEAFLTEEEFQKRADEYREAREAKGSDVLGRNAKKALDDFMSAVKRKDWREALVLHGTDFTIGYDEYRNWMNSWSGGLVSYAVKSEAQEADKTIYELDAVVTVDNTDHGLAGQVFQVYKENNIWRVKPPAEFINLLSTSPNNNQNNGEQN; translated from the coding sequence ATGAATTTGTTGACAAAAAAGTATGCGTTTCCTTTTATCATCACTTTTCTGGTGCTTTTTAGTCTGGCCCTTGCTGGCTGCTCACTTTTTGTAGCGGTAGATGAAGGAGAGGCCGACAAGCCGGGGCAAGAAGAGGCTGGATCAGCAGGAGAAAAGGAGATTGACCTGGAAGAGCAAAAAAGGCTTGAGGAAGAACGCATTAGAGAGGAAAGACGTCTAAGAGAACTGTCATTAAAGGAGGAGCTTGGAGCGTTTTTCGTCCCCCTGCCGCCACTAGAGCAAACAGAAAATCCACCTGTTAAAGCCAGGGGTATTTATCTAACAGGTAATAGTGTTGGTGTCAGTGAAAGGTTTAACAGACTAATGGAGCTGGTAGAAGCAACTGAGCTTAACTCCATGGTAATTGATGTGAAAAATGACCATGGATTGATGAGTTATAGAAGTGAAATTCAGATAGTACAGGAAGTGGGTGCCAATAGATCAGTACCCATTTCTAATATTGCCTCGGTAATGGAAGAGTTAAAGAAACGGGACATTTATCCAATAGCCCGTATTGTAGTTTTTAAGGACCCGCATCTAGCAGAGCAAAGGCCTGAATGGGCAATCCAAAGAAATGGTGGAGGCATCTGGCGTGACAATAAGGGTGTTGCCTGGATAAACCCTTATGAGAAAAAGGTATGGGATTATAATATAGCAATAGCTAAAGAAGCTGCACTACTGGGATTCAGGGAAATACAGTGGGATTATGTTAGATTTCCCGAAAACGCCAGAAGGGTGGATAGAGAGGCTTTTTATCCAGGTGAGGATGGACTTGCCAAGGATGATGCAATCAAGGCTTTTCTGGAATACGCCAGGGAACAGCTTGAAGAATATAATGTACATATAGCTGCAGATACCTTTGGTGTAATAGCCACATCATGGGGGGATTCAGACAGGATAGGGCAAACCTGGGAAAAGGTTGCAGTAAATGTTTATTATAATTGTCCCATGATTTACCCCAGTCATTATGGTCCAGGATACTTTGGCTTTGCAGTCCCTGATGCCCATCCGGCAGGAACGGTAAGAAGGGCACTGACAGATGCCATAAAGAGAAATGCGCCAGTTGAAAATCCAGCTATTATTAGGCCCTGGCTCCAGAGCTTTACAGCAACCTGGATACCGGGACACATTCCCTATGGCGCAAGGGAGGTAAGGGCACAAATAGATGCTGCTTTGGAGCTGGGAATTGATGAATATTTAATATGGAATGCAGGCAATCGTTATATTTCTGAGGCTTTTCTGACAGAAGAGGAGTTTCAAAAGAGAGCAGACGAATATAGAGAGGCCAGAGAAGCAAAGGGCAGTGATGTATTGGGTCGAAATGCCAAAAAAGCACTAGATGATTTTATGAGTGCTGTAAAGAGGAAGGATTGGAGAGAAGCGTTGGTGCTCCATGGTACTGATTTTACCATAGGCTATGACGAGTATAGGAACTGGATGAACAGCTGGTCAGGTGGATTAGTGTCCTATGCTGTTAAATCAGAAGCCCAGGAGGCTGATAAAACCATATATGAGCTGGATGCAGTTGTGACAGTGGATAATACAGACCATGGGCTAGCAGGACAAGTATTCCAGGTCTATAAGGAAAATAACATCTGGAGGGTAAAGCCCCCCGCTGAATTTATCAACCTTTTATCCACCTCCCCAAATAATAACCAAAATAATGGAGAACAAAATTGA
- a CDS encoding DNA methyltransferase, with product MQSSYDYREILSAIKHKEGFPKGTFQDILFLSDLPHYTLGPNPYIRNFINQYGKPYDESCDNYQSQPFAADVVEGKNDPIYRAHSYHTKVPYKAIMKYILHYTEPGDIVLDCFCGTGMTGVAAQMCGCPEEDLARQIENEMGTVRWGGRNVILNDLSPAATFIAYNYNIPVNIPALQQQAREILEEVKAECGWMYYTRHLVNGCLQQDDAGEPLMGRINYTIWSDVFICCHCTSELIFWKEALDVTTGKVKADFLCPNCKKSVNKFKMEMVKQIPAAINYSIKGKRYEKEPDSHDLEIIRRIEAMEIPYPYPQCKMPEGHNTAQPRKSHGLIHARDFYTKRALYVLAAFADKARKKSSRLLWFVTAVTEGSSRLNRERPSGLPSKLNGTLYISSMIREINVLDFLSRKIKRYKTCSGQGQTIIQTASATDLSTIADNSCDYIFTDPPFGGNIMYSELNFLWEAWLGVYTNNHLEAIINKVQKKDLNQYQQLMESSFKEMYRVLKPGRWLTLVFSNSKNQVWNAIQEALFKTGFIIADVSILNKKQGSFIQVTTNSAMKEDLAVSAYKPKISAEEVKLKPGTEEGVWDFVSRYLERLAAEEASGRAVIKERQKYTIFDRMVAFHLENNLTVPMGAIEFFNELDRRFINKDGLYYNLLFPAVLNCKKLGTKLT from the coding sequence ATGCAGTCTTCTTACGATTATAGGGAGATACTTTCAGCAATAAAGCATAAAGAAGGTTTTCCAAAAGGCACTTTTCAGGATATACTCTTTCTATCAGACCTACCTCATTACACTCTGGGACCAAATCCATATATACGGAATTTCATCAACCAGTATGGAAAGCCTTATGATGAAAGCTGTGATAACTATCAAAGCCAGCCCTTTGCCGCAGATGTTGTGGAGGGCAAGAATGACCCTATCTATAGAGCTCACTCATATCACACCAAGGTGCCTTATAAGGCGATAATGAAATATATCCTTCATTATACGGAGCCTGGAGATATTGTCCTGGATTGTTTCTGCGGAACTGGCATGACAGGTGTTGCAGCTCAAATGTGTGGATGCCCTGAAGAGGATCTGGCCAGGCAGATTGAAAATGAAATGGGTACTGTAAGGTGGGGAGGCCGTAATGTTATCTTAAATGATTTATCCCCAGCAGCCACATTTATTGCCTATAACTATAATATTCCTGTAAACATCCCAGCACTTCAACAGCAGGCCAGAGAGATTTTAGAAGAGGTAAAAGCAGAATGTGGCTGGATGTATTATACCAGGCATCTAGTAAACGGCTGCCTGCAGCAGGATGATGCAGGGGAGCCTCTTATGGGCCGGATTAACTATACCATCTGGTCAGACGTATTTATTTGCTGCCATTGCACCAGTGAGCTTATTTTTTGGAAGGAAGCTTTGGATGTAACCACTGGGAAAGTAAAGGCAGATTTTTTGTGCCCCAACTGCAAAAAATCGGTTAATAAATTTAAAATGGAAATGGTTAAACAGATTCCAGCAGCAATCAATTACTCAATAAAGGGAAAAAGATACGAGAAGGAACCTGACAGCCACGACCTGGAAATTATTAGACGTATTGAAGCAATGGAGATTCCCTACCCCTACCCCCAATGCAAAATGCCAGAGGGTCACAATACAGCCCAACCAAGAAAATCCCATGGCTTAATCCATGCACGTGACTTTTATACAAAAAGGGCCCTGTATGTTTTAGCTGCCTTTGCTGATAAAGCCAGGAAGAAATCAAGCAGATTATTATGGTTTGTTACAGCTGTTACTGAGGGCTCATCCAGGCTAAATCGCGAAAGACCGTCAGGTCTTCCCAGCAAGCTCAATGGAACACTATACATCAGTTCAATGATAAGAGAAATTAATGTTTTAGACTTTCTAAGCAGAAAGATAAAAAGATATAAGACCTGCAGTGGTCAGGGTCAGACCATAATCCAGACAGCTTCTGCTACAGATTTAAGCACCATTGCAGATAATAGCTGCGATTATATTTTCACCGATCCTCCCTTTGGCGGCAATATTATGTATTCAGAGCTGAATTTTCTATGGGAAGCCTGGCTTGGCGTATATACCAACAATCATTTAGAAGCAATTATTAATAAAGTGCAGAAAAAGGATTTAAATCAATATCAGCAGCTCATGGAAAGCTCCTTTAAAGAAATGTATCGTGTTCTAAAGCCAGGAAGATGGCTGACTCTGGTTTTTAGCAATTCTAAAAACCAGGTATGGAATGCAATTCAGGAGGCACTGTTTAAGACTGGCTTTATCATTGCAGATGTTAGTATATTAAATAAAAAGCAGGGGAGCTTTATACAGGTTACCACTAATTCTGCCATGAAGGAGGACCTTGCTGTCTCAGCGTATAAACCCAAAATATCTGCTGAAGAAGTAAAACTAAAACCAGGGACTGAAGAAGGTGTATGGGACTTTGTAAGCAGATATCTGGAACGTCTGGCAGCGGAGGAGGCTTCAGGCAGGGCAGTTATAAAAGAACGGCAAAAATATACTATTTTTGACAGAATGGTTGCCTTTCATTTAGAGAACAACCTTACAGTTCCCATGGGAGCAATAGAGTTTTTCAATGAACTGGACCGGAGGTTCATTAATAAGGATGGTTTATATTATAACCTTTTATTCCCAGCAGTGTTAAATTGTAAGAAACTAGGAACAAAACTAACCTAA
- a CDS encoding DegV family protein, translated as MTKIQIITDSMTDVPQDIRDRYRIMVVPLKVHFGDEEYKDGVDLTYPEFYKKLSEARDLPRTSQITPPEFLEVFRQGLAEGKEILCINGSSRASGTHQSAVLAKKELDSDKIDVIDTLGLSFGGGMLVYEAAKMAEAGAARQEIVEQLNSLRPKVDHIFTVDTLEYLKKGGRLNPMKATIANILNIKPILTVVDGLVEPLDKVRGSKKVIHKMIELAKQRGGDFSNKTVALAHAIIPEKVEVFKEEVADVLKPREIIVAEIGCTIGTHAGPGTLAIFYYK; from the coding sequence GTGACAAAAATTCAAATAATTACAGATAGCATGACAGATGTACCCCAGGATATCAGGGATAGATACCGGATTATGGTGGTGCCTTTAAAGGTCCATTTTGGTGATGAAGAATACAAAGATGGTGTTGATTTGACATATCCTGAGTTTTATAAAAAACTCTCTGAAGCCAGGGACCTGCCTAGAACCTCACAAATTACTCCACCTGAATTTTTGGAAGTATTTCGACAAGGGTTAGCTGAAGGTAAGGAAATATTGTGTATTAATGGCTCTTCCCGGGCTAGCGGCACACATCAATCTGCTGTTTTAGCAAAAAAGGAACTAGATAGTGATAAGATAGACGTGATTGATACTCTGGGTTTGTCCTTTGGTGGGGGTATGCTTGTCTATGAAGCGGCAAAAATGGCTGAAGCCGGGGCAGCAAGGCAGGAAATAGTTGAGCAGCTGAACAGTTTAAGGCCAAAGGTTGACCACATATTTACAGTAGATACATTGGAATATTTGAAAAAGGGTGGAAGATTAAACCCCATGAAGGCTACTATTGCTAACATCCTTAATATCAAACCAATCTTAACGGTAGTTGATGGACTTGTAGAGCCCCTTGACAAGGTTAGAGGAAGTAAAAAGGTCATTCATAAGATGATAGAGCTTGCAAAACAAAGGGGAGGAGACTTCTCTAATAAGACTGTTGCCCTCGCCCATGCCATTATTCCTGAAAAGGTAGAGGTATTCAAGGAGGAAGTTGCAGATGTGTTGAAACCCAGGGAAATAATAGTTGCAGAAATAGGCTGTACCATTGGAACCCATGCAGGACCGGGAACACTGGCAATTTTTTATTATAAGTAA
- the rarD gene encoding EamA family transporter RarD, which translates to MEGSKISEKTLGFIYGLLAFTAWGFLPLYWKMLNQIPAGEILAHRVLWSFVFMTGIIMVLKKLGSLKQYLLEKKKLVVIVICSLLISINWFTFIWAVNSNYVIEASMGYYILPIVSVFLGVAFLKERITLWQCLAVGMALIGILIITVEYGRVPWVALVLAVSFGLYGLAKKLLKAEPIFGLVLETAIITPVAIGYIIFKQFQGVGALGEASLAVTLLLIGAGVATATPLLWFAESAKRIELSTIGFMEYIAPTISLFLGIFVFKEDFTKIHFISFSFIWIAIAIYSFAKYSAFRRIEQLQSKDKVLQS; encoded by the coding sequence ATGGAAGGTTCAAAAATAAGTGAAAAAACCCTTGGATTTATCTATGGTCTGCTTGCATTTACTGCATGGGGCTTTTTGCCTTTATACTGGAAAATGTTAAATCAAATTCCAGCTGGTGAAATTCTTGCCCATCGCGTGCTGTGGTCCTTTGTCTTTATGACAGGTATTATCATGGTTTTAAAAAAGCTAGGCTCTTTAAAACAATACCTTTTAGAGAAGAAAAAATTAGTGGTAATTGTCATATGCTCACTGCTTATTTCAATAAATTGGTTCACCTTTATCTGGGCAGTAAATTCTAATTACGTTATTGAAGCAAGCATGGGGTATTATATCTTACCCATTGTATCGGTTTTTCTTGGAGTAGCTTTTTTAAAGGAAAGAATCACATTATGGCAGTGCCTGGCAGTGGGGATGGCTTTAATAGGTATTCTTATAATAACTGTGGAGTATGGAAGAGTGCCATGGGTTGCCCTTGTGCTGGCAGTATCTTTCGGCCTATATGGATTGGCCAAGAAACTTCTTAAAGCTGAACCCATTTTTGGTCTAGTTCTGGAAACTGCAATAATAACTCCCGTTGCAATAGGATATATTATATTCAAACAATTCCAGGGTGTGGGGGCCCTGGGAGAAGCCTCTTTGGCAGTAACCCTTTTACTAATTGGTGCAGGAGTAGCTACTGCCACGCCCCTGCTCTGGTTTGCTGAAAGTGCAAAAAGGATTGAGCTGTCAACCATTGGTTTTATGGAATATATTGCTCCAACAATAAGCCTGTTTCTGGGAATATTTGTATTCAAAGAGGATTTTACCAAAATCCATTTTATCAGCTTTAGCTTCATCTGGATAGCAATAGCAATATACTCCTTTGCCAAGTATTCAGCTTTTAGAAGAATTGAACAACTGCAGTCAAAAGATAAGGTGCTGCAGTCATAA
- a CDS encoding DUF1540 domain-containing protein produces the protein MPDDINCQIEECVYNDQVGGCKAPNIEVRSSLESRVCETSDNTCCQSFQPRE, from the coding sequence ATGCCAGATGACATTAACTGTCAGATAGAGGAATGTGTATATAATGATCAGGTAGGCGGCTGCAAGGCGCCAAATATTGAAGTGCGTTCAAGTCTAGAAAGTAGAGTTTGTGAAACCTCTGATAACACATGCTGTCAATCATTTCAGCCAAGAGAATAA
- a CDS encoding inositol monophosphatase family protein, whose amino-acid sequence MVFHLSEAVNMAKSMVIRAGGLLKHAASREIACNYKNHDHRDLLTEFDERVQSLVIAELKKNYPDHKFISEEKHNNGDLTGYVWILDPIDGTTNFVCFKKNFSISLALYKDGKPVFGIVYDAVNDDLYQGISGEGAYLNNKRINNLTRIPLKNCIINISLNSIEELYNKYRIKIFNLAKDVRGHRYFGAASLELCKIATGELNIYISTNLKSWDFAAAGIILNEVGGYYGGIDHMKLDLTGKPTALVACSSKELYHVVLEKVFQQPSLYKGTRE is encoded by the coding sequence ATGGTATTCCATTTAAGCGAAGCTGTAAACATGGCCAAGTCCATGGTAATTAGAGCTGGTGGCTTATTAAAGCATGCTGCGAGCAGGGAGATAGCATGTAATTATAAAAACCATGATCATAGAGATCTGTTAACTGAATTTGATGAAAGAGTTCAGAGCCTTGTAATTGCAGAGCTTAAAAAAAATTATCCAGACCATAAATTTATTTCTGAAGAAAAACATAATAATGGAGACTTGACAGGTTATGTTTGGATACTTGACCCTATCGATGGAACCACTAATTTTGTATGTTTTAAGAAAAATTTTTCCATATCCCTGGCCCTGTATAAAGATGGCAAGCCTGTTTTTGGCATAGTATATGATGCTGTAAATGACGACCTTTACCAGGGCATATCTGGAGAAGGAGCTTATTTAAATAATAAGAGAATCAACAACTTAACTCGAATCCCATTAAAAAATTGCATTATAAACATTAGTCTTAATAGCATTGAAGAATTATATAATAAATATAGAATTAAAATATTCAATCTGGCCAAAGATGTAAGAGGACATAGATATTTTGGTGCAGCTTCCCTGGAGCTTTGCAAGATAGCTACAGGTGAATTGAATATTTATATTTCAACTAATCTAAAATCCTGGGATTTTGCTGCAGCAGGAATTATTCTTAATGAAGTTGGTGGGTATTATGGGGGTATTGATCATATGAAGTTGGATTTAACAGGTAAGCCAACAGCTTTAGTGGCATGTTCATCGAAAGAGCTTTATCACGTGGTGTTAGAAAAGGTGTTTCAACAACCCTCTCTCTATAAAGGTACAAGAGAATAA
- a CDS encoding phosphonate C-P lyase system protein PhnL has translation MDEIIRIENLTKDFELHNIGKRIKGCSRINLSLYKGEFVGITGRSGSGKSTILKCIYRTYIPQHGSVWYHSDAYGLIDLTMASERQIINLRKREIGYVSQFLNIMPRTTAREIVEQALLEMDWDLNHAKGQAQKILEHFELDQELWDIYPKSFSGGEKLRLNIARAMVKKPRLLLLDEPTASLDNESKLRVKVLLEMLKTEGTSIIGIFHDLDFMDGLCDKEFNMQAGKLIC, from the coding sequence ATGGATGAAATAATTAGAATAGAGAACCTAACAAAGGATTTTGAACTCCATAATATAGGCAAAAGAATTAAAGGCTGCAGCAGAATAAATCTTTCGTTATATAAAGGGGAGTTTGTTGGTATCACCGGCAGAAGCGGTTCAGGAAAATCTACAATCTTAAAGTGTATATATAGAACTTATATTCCCCAACATGGCAGTGTGTGGTACCACTCAGATGCTTACGGGCTAATAGATTTAACCATGGCCTCTGAAAGACAGATTATTAATCTGCGCAAAAGAGAAATTGGGTATGTTTCTCAGTTTTTAAATATAATGCCCAGAACCACGGCTAGAGAAATTGTGGAGCAAGCCCTACTTGAAATGGACTGGGATTTAAATCATGCAAAAGGACAGGCACAAAAAATTCTTGAGCATTTTGAATTAGACCAGGAGTTATGGGACATTTACCCTAAATCTTTTTCAGGTGGAGAAAAGCTTAGGTTGAACATTGCCAGGGCAATGGTTAAAAAACCCAGGCTTCTCCTTCTGGATGAGCCTACTGCTTCACTAGATAATGAATCCAAGCTGCGGGTTAAGGTTCTCCTTGAAATGCTAAAAACAGAAGGAACTTCTATCATAGGTATTTTTCATGATCTAGATTTTATGGATGGCCTATGTGACAAAGAGTTTAACATGCAGGCTGGAAAACTAATATGCTAG
- the phnM gene encoding phosphonate metabolism protein PhnM produces MHLIINGQIVLEDTILHDHELLIVDKIIALIRPAGEISPEDLNVIDANGGYVSPGFIDIHSDYIEHMASPRPTSILDFKMAIREVEKQLVNQGITTMYHSLSLFKDSLFPNKKIRSTENVKRLIDLIEETNGAGGLIHHKFHARYEIDNVDDVEYILKFVRENKIHLLSFMDHTPGQGQYRDLAIYKEIIKGYQDMEDHEVENHIYNGQNAQKLDLETIIRIAKITREHNIALASHDDDTIEKLDLVKSFGTTISEFPITMEVARAARQRGMYTVAGAPNVLLGGSHSGNLSAVEAINEGCIDVLCSDYYPASLLHAVFMLHKKFKKDLAEMFRLVTINPARAVGIDREYGSIGYNKKANIIIIEEIETGFPTITAAFVHGKLVSQLNYPQRNLAV; encoded by the coding sequence ATGCATTTAATTATTAATGGGCAAATAGTTCTAGAGGATACTATCCTGCATGACCATGAGTTATTAATTGTTGATAAAATAATTGCACTAATTAGGCCTGCGGGAGAAATTTCCCCTGAGGATTTGAATGTTATTGATGCAAATGGGGGGTATGTTTCTCCAGGTTTTATAGATATTCATTCTGATTATATAGAACATATGGCTTCACCCAGACCAACAAGCATTCTGGATTTTAAAATGGCCATCAGGGAAGTGGAAAAACAATTGGTCAACCAGGGCATAACGACCATGTATCATTCTTTATCCCTATTTAAGGATTCCCTATTCCCTAATAAGAAAATAAGAAGTACAGAAAATGTGAAAAGATTAATTGATCTTATTGAAGAGACAAATGGGGCAGGTGGCTTGATACATCATAAATTTCACGCGCGGTATGAAATAGACAATGTTGATGATGTAGAATATATATTAAAGTTTGTTAGAGAAAATAAAATTCATCTGCTGTCATTTATGGATCATACTCCTGGCCAGGGTCAGTATAGAGACCTGGCTATTTATAAAGAAATTATTAAGGGGTACCAGGATATGGAGGACCATGAGGTGGAAAACCATATTTACAATGGTCAAAATGCCCAAAAGCTTGATTTAGAAACAATTATAAGGATTGCTAAAATAACTAGAGAGCACAATATTGCATTAGCTTCTCATGATGATGATACCATTGAAAAGCTAGATCTGGTAAAAAGCTTTGGTACAACTATTTCTGAATTTCCCATAACCATGGAAGTTGCCAGGGCTGCAAGGCAGAGAGGTATGTACACTGTAGCAGGAGCTCCTAACGTTCTGCTGGGTGGTTCTCATTCTGGCAATTTGTCTGCAGTAGAAGCTATTAATGAAGGATGTATTGACGTTTTATGTAGTGATTATTATCCGGCATCGTTATTACATGCTGTTTTCATGCTTCATAAAAAGTTTAAAAAAGATCTTGCAGAAATGTTTAGATTGGTAACAATTAATCCTGCGAGAGCAGTTGGTATAGACAGGGAGTATGGCTCCATTGGTTATAATAAGAAAGCAAATATTATTATCATTGAGGAAATTGAAACCGGTTTTCCAACAATCACAGCGGCTTTTGTCCATGGTAAATTAGTTTCCCAGCTTAATTATCCTCAGAGGAATCTAGCAGTATGA
- a CDS encoding ATP-binding cassette domain-containing protein — translation MDSNEQPVLLIDNLNKQFGMGCVNCAKEKGKLNKNYCPACQTVYACLDVTFQLYKGEILGVVGESGSGKSTLMRCLYFDEDVTSGAAFMLDYEGCNVNVFAQSSQRKKYIRDNLLGMVYQNPYLGLRMDFSSVGNIAEKLIAAGARRVEFMNTRATELLDHVNISHYRMKEPPKNFSGGMQQRVQIAKALSNNPPVLLLDEVTTGLDLSVQANVLDLIKDIQRKLKISMIVVSHDLAVIRMLADRTIVMLNGRIVEQGLTDQILEDPQHPYTQQLVYSLLL, via the coding sequence ATGGATTCTAATGAACAGCCAGTTTTACTCATAGATAATTTAAATAAACAATTTGGTATGGGCTGTGTGAATTGTGCTAAAGAAAAGGGAAAGCTGAATAAAAACTACTGTCCAGCGTGTCAAACTGTTTATGCGTGTCTGGATGTTACATTTCAACTATACAAGGGAGAGATTCTTGGTGTGGTGGGAGAATCAGGCTCTGGCAAATCTACATTAATGCGCTGCCTGTATTTTGATGAGGATGTCACAAGTGGTGCGGCCTTTATGCTGGATTATGAAGGCTGTAATGTTAATGTTTTTGCCCAAAGCTCTCAGCGGAAGAAATATATTAGGGATAACCTGCTTGGAATGGTCTATCAGAATCCATATTTGGGCTTGCGAATGGATTTTTCTTCTGTGGGTAACATTGCTGAAAAGCTTATAGCCGCTGGCGCCAGAAGGGTTGAGTTTATGAATACAAGAGCAACGGAATTGTTGGACCATGTGAACATCTCTCATTATAGGATGAAAGAGCCGCCAAAAAATTTTTCCGGTGGTATGCAGCAGAGAGTACAAATTGCCAAGGCTTTATCTAATAATCCTCCTGTTTTACTTTTAGATGAAGTAACAACAGGCTTGGATCTTTCAGTTCAGGCTAATGTTCTTGACCTGATCAAGGATATCCAAAGGAAATTAAAAATTAGCATGATTGTGGTTTCCCACGATTTGGCTGTAATTCGTATGCTGGCAGATAGAACCATTGTCATGCTAAATGGAAGAATAGTTGAACAGGGTCTTACTGATCAGATCCTGGAGGACCCTCAACATCCATATACCCAACAACTAGTTTATTCATTGCTGCTATAG